CACGGGCAAAAGTGGGCAGTGGTGCTTGAAGGGCTAAAGAGGTGGAAAGCAGGGGGAGCAGGGGGAGCAGGGGGAGCAGGGGGAGCAGGGGGAGCAGGGGGAGCAGGGGGAGCAGGGGGAGCAGGGGGAGCAGGGGAGCAGGGGAGCAGGGGAGAAAATTCTCCCTCATCTCTCTCATCCCTTCTACTCGACCCCCTACAACTCGTTGCTGCGGTGGGCGATCCCATGCAAGTGGTAGTCGCTGGGATGGCGATCGCTGCTAGTCGTAGTTGTGGTGTTATGCTTGCAGGTGGTACACAAATGCTGGCAGTTTATGCTTTAACAAGCGCGATCGCTCAAGCTTACAATTTATCTTGGCGACCAGCAGAAGTGGTTGTAGGTACAACTCGTTGGGTGGCAGAAGACCCAACTGGCGGCACCGTAGATTTAGCTCTCAGCTTAAAAAATATAACTCCTCCCCTACTAGCTACTGGGCTGAGTTTTGCTAATTCTCGTTATCCCCAACTCCAAGCTTATGAGCAGGGCTTTGTCAAAGAAGGTATGGGCGCTGGAGCCGCTTGCATCGCCGCCCATCTCAGCCAAAATTGGGATCAACATCAACTTTTGGCAGCTATTGAAGACCAATTTGAACGGCTCAGCCGAGTCAATAGTCAATAATAAAATAACCGGACTCACAAAGCTTCCGGTAAATCTAGGGAATATTGGCTATTGAATAATTTCTGAATTTAGTGGATTCTCTCTCTGAGCAATTGTTCTTCCAAGGCAGCAATGCGATTGTATGCTGCTGTGAGTTGAGCTGTCAGTCGTTGGATTTGAATTTCTGGTGTTATGTTCTTATCTCCACCTTGACGACTCATATCGAAATAAATGCCATCTGTTAATACGTCCTTATGTTCCAATTCGGGATTAGAACTATTTTGTGGTTTTAACTTAAAGCGCCCAGTATCGCTACTTTCCAGATAATTATCCTTTGCTTGTGAATTCGCTAAGGAGCACTCTGAAAAAGCTTGAGCAACTTTACCGTCAAGCTCCTCAATCACCTGATAGAGGGCATCCAGTTTATCGCTCAAAGTCAGAATCTGCTTTTGTAATGGCTCCATTTAATACCCTCGTCCGCATATTTTCTCTATG
Above is a window of Nostoc sp. UHCC 0702 DNA encoding:
- a CDS encoding nicotinate-nucleotide--dimethylbenzimidazole phosphoribosyltransferase, yielding MTNDLIRIYTQIEQGKAWTARYQGYLPVFACVLGFTETGLIPGISAAGRTPVDRKYTACADAEFLYYGPQRKPQYPLPPLAAGASPVLLTRAVVEALNMPLYLFNAGLPQPPAVPTIDLGGTTARCLSEGVAMELAIVQHLLKQGLVWGERLAANIQQEYLIIGECVVGGTTTALAILTGLGIEAVGKVNSSHPVCNHGQKWAVVLEGLKRWKAGGAGGAGGAGGAGGAGGAGGAGGAGGAGEQGSRGENSPSSLSSLLLDPLQLVAAVGDPMQVVVAGMAIAASRSCGVMLAGGTQMLAVYALTSAIAQAYNLSWRPAEVVVGTTRWVAEDPTGGTVDLALSLKNITPPLLATGLSFANSRYPQLQAYEQGFVKEGMGAGAACIAAHLSQNWDQHQLLAAIEDQFERLSRVNSQ